GTCACCCTTTCCAAAACAGAGTGGTAAGGGGGTCCCATTGCATTGCTGTTAGCAGTTTAACATTATATTCTGCTcagttcaccaaaaaaaaagtgaggacATACATCTGTTCCATAGTGAAAAAATGAGTGGATTGCACTTAAGCAGGCCATCTTATGAAAACCAACACAGGTGAAACAAATTTCATCCAGAAAGTCCTATCATTTTGAAATCATATAATGCATAGTACTAAGAGAGATCCtcaaacttcaaaaacaaatttgattttGAACTGTCATTCCTGAAAAgctttgtttatgcattttaataaacttttttatGATTGCtttataatgttatttttgtaaatatcgATAAAAGGTCAAACACAATTAAAAGTTACTAAAACAAttttataaaacattccacTTACCATGGATAGACACTTCTCTGCACCGCACAAGATCACACTTGTTTCCTACTAAAATAATTGGGACATCCGCTGACTGCCTGACCCTGCGCAACTGAATACGCAGCTCGGACGCCTTTTCGAAGCTGGCTCTGTCCGTTATGGAATAGACAATCAGGTAGGCGTCGCCCACGTGCATACACTGGTCCTGGCTCCATTTACTTTCATCCTGAGGGTACAGGCAATAACACgagctattttttaaaagttcggctacatacatacattttacattcttGATGGATGCACTATAGCTTTATAAAGCTATGATGAAAGTCGCTTAAAATACCGTGTGAGATTTTAGACTAAGGTAAAACATTGTGTAATGGCAGAGGTGAAATGGAATTCAAAAACATCTAGGCTATTTCAAAAAGGTTTCAGATTAGCATAATTCTGACATTTTCTGTggctttataaaaaatgtacattatacACATTCCAAGGCTACACTTTATTAAGTAGGCTATAATAGGTTCTCACCTGTGGGTCCCACGTGTCCAGTAAAGTTATGGTAGCAGTTTCACCGTCAACTGTCACTGCTTGCTCACACACTTCTCCTTTAAAAGTAAAACACATTGGCTTTGTTTGAGTCATTCTAGCCACTCCATTCGTTATATTATACTAGTTATTTCACACAACCGCTGACAAACGCAACGCTGACAAAAAGTGTAATCACCTCCATACAGATCGCAGTCGCTGCCCATGCTGTCAGCCGCACCAGCGAAAATGCTCGCCAGCGCAGACTTTCCGACACCGTTTTCGCCTATCAGTACCACGTTGTAAATGTTGTTGCTGGAGTCCGTGGAGATGACGGAGTCCGCTGAATCCGAAGACCAGCTCCCTCTGCACGACTCGCCACTGGAGTTGTTGCATGACTTGGAGCGCGTGATGCAGGATGTCGGCACAAGCTCGTCGTTTGTAAGGTGGCTAGCATCCGCGCAAATGCTCCAGCGGTGCAGCTGGTGCTGCAAACGCAAACTGTGCCGCCGCATGCTGAGAAGAAGGGACATCTCTCAGCTgaatgacaaaagaaaacatacaaattattattgttgttgttattattattatttacaaaataaaaaatccaggTATCAGACAAGTAAATTTCAGAATCTGGTTTTTCAACGATTATAAATTCAATGTCCCACAGAACGAGAAACCGCTTGCTTGATAGAACAGTAGCCTAACTTTTGTTTGTCGGGAGAAATAATCAAAATTACAACTTCATTGCACGTGAAAAAGTCGTAGTCCTAATTGCATAGCCTAAATGTTATCCACCTTGTAGCCAATTCAAATAGGCTACGAGATTAGATGCTTTGCTAGctgcattcaaaataaatgctttagCCTACAGTGGAAACGGGACCTCAATTACAAACCAGAGCAAACATTCTGGATAAAAATAATGAcaggaaaaaactaaatttaatgCACAGACAACTACGATAAATTTCACACTCACAATAGATACAAGAAACACTTACAGTTCACGGTCCCAGCACAGCCGTTCGGTTCTAGAAGTGGAGCAAAGTCTGGGGACTTCTAAGCTTCTTGCTTTTTTGCGCTAATAATCTCTACTAAATCGCTATTTGTGTCTAATGCGCTTTCGGCTCGCATGGTTTATATAAAGTGCGCCTCAAAGCCGAATGGGCTGTCGTTCACGTCGTCACTCTGCCCTCCCTCCTCAGCAAGAGACTGGAGAAATTGGGCTTCTTTCACTACTGGGGCAGATATGAATGAGGCGTTTATATAAGAAAAAGTTTGCTTGTTTGCAGCTATGTTTGTCCTTCAGGGTGCAATTAGTATTTGGTtctatgtttttaaaagaggCCATTCAAATTTGGTCTTGCTATAATTAAGCCAAATGAATGGGTACACCATCTAggtcaatttgaaaaagaaaaaatatatattgtcatTGTGGATGTTGTAAttgttaaataattgttttttcttatttctgagaACCAATAAAGGagtaattaattgaattacTGGAGTATGTGCTTAAACGATGCGGCAAATGGCGTGAGTGCCAGATcgcaaaaaaatgagaaataaccAATAATTATCAGCAAATTCCTGGTAAAGTGCTAGACAGTTCAAGTTCctatctgccccccccccccccccagctcatcCTCTGCACTAGTTGGTAAAAATCTTGGGGCCAAGATGTTAAATAGTTAAATAGTCACagttcaaacagaaaaacaattaaagttTAGGGGAATTGGGAGGGACCCAAGCATTGGACATACACATTTTTTGGCATTTGGCAAATGCTCACAATAGAGGGATGTGGAATGTAACTAAAGGGAATCATGGGAGATGAAAACCTAAACTGGAAGTTGGATTGTATGATGCTAATGGTTTGACAAGAGCCTTTAAATCAGTGAGGACAGGGTTAGACCAGAATTAATCTTGAACCTGGTAGACAACATCCTTTCTAATTGGACATTAATGGATCTCTTTCATTAGCACTTGCAGAATTTATATGTAGTTGACAaccattttattgtttgttctgGTGCTATTTTGTTAAGCACAGTGTTTTACATGGCCATTGAAGAAAAAATGCTctgaactgcaaaaaaagagaaaaagttaTGGCAATTATtctgtatttgtaaaaaaatttttttatcaagAACACACTGTAACCTTCTTCAGCAAATGCAGAGTTGTGTCAGTCAACAGATTAATGACCGTGGTGTCCACAGGTTTAAAGAGCAGCTTTAGTTCTGAACAGAATTTGTAAGGGCCACTGTTGTGTCTGGTGATGTACAAGCTGTGATATGACCATTGTTCTAATATGGACATTACATGTGTTGCACTGGATTTGCACTATGGTCTTGTCCTTGGCAGGATTTACAGTGCTCCACGCATTACCATTAGTGAATCGTGAATAAC
This window of the Anguilla anguilla isolate fAngAng1 chromosome 1, fAngAng1.pri, whole genome shotgun sequence genome carries:
- the gem gene encoding GTP-binding protein GEM; the protein is MSLLLSMRRHSLRLQHQLHRWSICADASHLTNDELVPTSCITRSKSCNNSSGESCRGSWSSDSADSVISTDSSNNIYNVVLIGENGVGKSALASIFAGAADSMGSDCDLYGGEVCEQAVTVDGETATITLLDTWDPQDESKWSQDQCMHVGDAYLIVYSITDRASFEKASELRIQLRRVRQSADVPIILVGNKCDLVRCREVSIHEGRACAVVFDCKFIETSAAMQHNVWDMFTGIVRQLRLRHDSKEANARRKGLNKRRVSLPKKAKRFLDKMVAKNNKNVAFRLRSKSCHDLSVL